One genomic region from Quercus robur chromosome 4, dhQueRobu3.1, whole genome shotgun sequence encodes:
- the LOC126724209 gene encoding putative disease resistance protein RGA4, whose product MAEGALFDLAGKVINALGSLIVQEVKLASSVETEIEYLSNTVSTIHAVIRDAEKQSSHSHRIKNWLSKLKDVLHDADDLLDDFSTEVMRRRVMTKKVRLFSSSSNLLAFSPKMGHEIKAIRERLNAIAKDKDDFHFSQSLVEPQVMNRSRETYSFVLEDEVIGRENDKKEIMERLFEDNVVENISIVPIVGIGGMGKTTLAQLVYNDDNVQKKFEIKLWVCISDIFDVKRIVKEILELLPERKHEESLERDSRTAEEA is encoded by the coding sequence atGGCGGAAGGAGCTTTGTTCGATCTTGCAGGGAAAGTCATTAATGCACTGGGCTCTCTCATTGTCCAGGAGGTCAAACTGGCCTCTAGTGTCGAAACTGAGATTGAATATCTGAGCAACACAGTCTCCACAATCCATGCTGTGATTCGAGATGCAGAAAAGCAGAGTTCTCATAGCCATCGGATCAAAAACTGGCTCAGTAAGCTCAAAGATGTCCTCCATGATGCTGATGACTTGCTGGATGATTTCTCCACCGAAGTTATGCGCCGCAGAGTGATGACAAAAAAGGTACGCCTTTTCTCTTCAAGTTCAAACCTGCTTGCTTTTAGTCCTAAGATGGGCCATGAAATAAAAGCAATTAGGGAGAGACTAAATGCCATTGCGAAAGATAAAGATGATTTTCACTTTAGTCAAAGCTTGGTTGAGCCACAAGTCATGAATAGGAGTAGAGAAACTTACTCTTTTGTACTCGAAGATGAAGTTATTGGGAGAGAGaatgataagaaagagattatggaACGTCTTTTTGAGGACAATGTTGTAGAGAATATTTCTATCGTTCCAATTGTTGGTATCGGAGGAATGGGCAAGACAACACTAGCTCAACTAGTATATAATGATgacaatgttcaaaaaaaatttgagataaaACTTTGGGTTTGTATCTCTGATATCTTTGACGTAAAACGAATTGTTAAAGAAATTTTAGAACTGTTGCCAGAGAGGAAACATGAGGAAAGCCTTGAGAGAGATTCTAGAACAGCTGAGGAAGCATGA
- the LOC126722467 gene encoding putative disease resistance protein RGA4: MAQGVAFRLGGKVLELLSPLIREEIKLACGVKAELENLNGTVSTIKDVLLDAEKKADDHSVAVKGWLEKLKDVLHDADDVLDDFSTKALQRNVMAGNKMTKEVRIFFSSSNQLAFSLKMGHKIKAIRERLDDMKKEKEEFHFNEGSNEPQVMNRDSDANSLVKEDEVIGRENDKKEIIERLFNNNVVDNISIISIVGIEGFGKTTLAQLVYNDENVKKKFELKLWICISDNLDIKQIIKEVLEQMKEWNREESFEVMQNKLREKLNGKKCLIVMDDLWNEECDKWLPLRNLLMGATTGSRIIVTTRSKRVARMIGQLHVVL; this comes from the coding sequence atggcgCAAGGAGTTGCCTTCAGGCTTGGCGGGAAAGTCCTTGAACTGCTGAGCCCCTTAATTCGTGAAGAGATCAAGTTGGCCTGTGGAGTCAAAGCTGAGCTTGAAAATCTGAACGGCACAGTTTCCACAATCAAAGATGTACTTCTTGATGCTGAAAAGAAGGCTGATGATCATAGTGTTGCGGTCAAAGGTTGGCTCGAAAAGCTCAAAGATGTCCTCCATGATGCTGATGATGTGCTTGATGATTTCTCCACTAAAGCTTTGCAACGTAATGTGATGGCTGGAAATAAGATGACGAAGGAGGTAcgcattttcttttcaagttcaaacCAGCTTGCTTTTAGTCTTAAGATGGGTCATAAAATTAAGGCAATTAGGGAGAGACTAGATgacatgaaaaaagaaaaggaggaattCCATTTTAATGAAGGCTCCAATGAGCCACAAGTCATGAATAGGGATAGTGACGCTAATTCTCTTGTAAAGGAAGATGAAGTTATTGGGAGAGAGaatgataagaaagagattataGAACGTCTTTTCAATAACAATGTTGTAGATAATATTTCTATCATTTCAATTGTTGGTATCGAAGGATTTGGCAAGACGACACTAGCTCAACTGGTATACAATGatgaaaatgtcaaaaaaaaatttgagctaAAACTTTGGATTTGTATCTCTGATAATCTTGACATAAAGCAAATTATTAAAGAAGTTTTAGAACAGATGAAAGAGTGGAATCGTGAAGAAAGCTTTGAGGTGATGCAAAATAAGCTTCGAGAAAAACTAAATGGAAAAAAGTGTCTGATAGTCATGGACGATTTGTGGAATGAGGAATGTGATAAATGGCTTCCTTTGAGGAATTTGTTAATGGGTGCTACAACGGGAAGTAGAATAATAGTGACCACACGCTCAAAAAGGGTAGCGAGGATGATAGGGCAACTTCATGTTGTGCTCTAA